A portion of the Elusimicrobiales bacterium genome contains these proteins:
- a CDS encoding prepilin-type N-terminal cleavage/methylation domain-containing protein, which yields MRKNARLGFTLIELLVVVLIVGVLASIAIPQYFKVVERSRVSEAMALASSIKSAQERYLSNGGMYGNDFTKLDISYPNMSTNSITLKYFTAAVALAAGSGGAPTYTLTMTRHTMSTTVAPRYGIYAISVTMPLKPVPTSAACPGGSGQCDELLS from the coding sequence ATGCGTAAGAATGCGAGGCTGGGTTTTACCCTTATAGAACTGCTGGTGGTGGTTCTGATAGTGGGCGTGCTGGCGTCTATAGCGATACCGCAGTATTTCAAGGTGGTGGAACGCTCGCGGGTCAGCGAGGCGATGGCGCTGGCGTCTTCCATCAAATCGGCGCAGGAGCGGTATCTCAGCAACGGCGGGATGTACGGCAACGATTTCACCAAGCTGGACATTTCGTATCCGAACATGAGCACCAACTCCATCACGTTGAAGTATTTCACGGCGGCTGTCGCGCTGGCGGCGGGAAGCGGCGGCGCGCCGACGTATACCCTTACGATGACGCGGCACACGATGAGCACAACGGTTGCCCCGCGCTACGGGATTTACGCGATAAGCGTAACGATGCCGCTTAAGCCTGTTCCGACGTCGGCGGCTTGCCCCGGCGGCTCCGGACAGTGCGACGAGCTGCTTAGCTAG
- a CDS encoding prepilin-type N-terminal cleavage/methylation domain-containing protein has protein sequence MRKNARLGFTLIELLVVVLIVGVLASIAIPQYFKVVERSRVSEAMALASSIKSAQERYLSNGGMYSNDFTKLDISYPNMSTNSITLKYFSAAVTLAAGSGGSPSYTLTMTRHTLSTTVAPRYGVYAISVTMPLKPVPTSATCPGGSGQCDELLS, from the coding sequence ATGCGCAAGAATGCAAGGCTGGGTTTTACCCTTATAGAACTGCTGGTGGTGGTTCTGATAGTGGGCGTGCTGGCGTCTATAGCGATACCGCAGTATTTCAAGGTGGTGGAGCGCTCGCGGGTCAGCGAGGCGATGGCGCTGGCGTCTTCCATCAAATCGGCGCAGGAGCGGTATCTCAGCAACGGCGGGATGTACAGCAACGATTTCACCAAGCTGGACATTTCGTATCCGAACATGAGCACCAACTCCATCACGTTGAAGTACTTCTCGGCGGCTGTCACCTTGGCCGCGGGAAGCGGCGGCTCGCCCTCGTACACGTTGACGATGACGCGGCACACGTTGAGCACGACGGTTGCCCCGCGCTACGGGGTTTACGCGATAAGCGTAACAATGCCGCTGAAACCGGTTCCGACGTCGGCGACCTGTCCCGGCGGCTCCGGACAGTGCGACGAGCTTCTCAGTTAA
- a CDS encoding ABC transporter permease yields MIQSPYAARAGGVRHYYGPYAMFSGLWNSRQLLRQFVQRDIDSRYRGSWAGLFWSVLNPLTMLAVYTFAFGYLMQSNRALITRAAMAQTAFNIFAGLIVFNLFADAVNRAPSLFTANANYVKKVVFPLDMLCWMAVGSAFFTAMMSLAALAVFYLVAEGPLPVTFALAPLILLPFAFIAAGVVLFLSSLGVYLRDVSQTVGNFISLLIFLSPVFYTETLLPLRIRPYFRLNPLVFPITELRKTALAGQWPDWGGLALYSLAAALIAWAGFVCFQKMRKGFADVL; encoded by the coding sequence ATGATTCAATCCCCCTATGCGGCGCGGGCCGGCGGCGTCAGGCATTATTACGGCCCCTATGCCATGTTTTCCGGCCTGTGGAATTCGCGCCAGCTGCTGCGCCAGTTCGTCCAGCGCGATATTGATTCCCGCTACCGCGGCTCCTGGGCGGGGTTGTTCTGGTCTGTCCTCAACCCGCTTACCATGCTGGCGGTGTATACCTTCGCTTTCGGCTATCTGATGCAGTCCAACCGCGCGCTGATTACGCGCGCGGCCATGGCGCAGACCGCGTTCAACATATTCGCGGGGCTGATAGTTTTCAATTTGTTTGCGGACGCGGTCAACCGTGCACCCTCGCTTTTCACCGCCAACGCCAATTACGTCAAAAAAGTGGTTTTCCCGCTGGATATGCTCTGCTGGATGGCCGTAGGCTCCGCCTTTTTTACCGCGATGATGAGCCTTGCCGCCCTGGCCGTGTTTTATCTCGTGGCGGAAGGACCGCTGCCGGTTACATTCGCGCTGGCGCCGCTTATTCTGCTGCCGTTCGCTTTCATCGCGGCGGGCGTGGTGCTGTTTTTGTCGTCGCTGGGGGTTTATCTGCGCGATGTGAGCCAGACTGTGGGCAATTTCATATCGCTGCTCATATTTTTAAGCCCGGTTTTCTACACCGAGACGCTGCTTCCGCTGCGCATACGGCCCTATTTCCGGCTGAACCCGCTGGTTTTCCCGATAACCGAACTGCGCAAAACCGCGCTGGCCGGGCAATGGCCGGATTGGGGCGGGCTTGCGCTCTACTCGCTGGCCGCCGCGCTGATTGCGTGGGCGGGCTTTGTCTGCTTCCAGAAAATGAGAAAAGGATTTGCCGATGTCCTCTGA
- a CDS encoding ABC transporter ATP-binding protein — protein MSSDTAIRVSNISKCYHIYAQPQDRLKQAVYPKLQKLFGREPKNCFAEFWAARDISFEVKKGEVLGIIGRNGSGKSTILQMIAGTITPTAGEISVNGRVAALLELGAGFNPEFTGRENVYMNAALMGLSREETDARFDAIAKFADIGDFIERPVKTYSSGMYVRLAFAVAVHAEPDIFIVDEALSVGDIAFQNKCYRKFNEFREKGISILFVTHDLGTIIKYCDHVIVMEKGRQYACGDARAMADVYKQLLMPNENAAPAPDCADPADGAKNCFEKNPAFLEYGDKRAEITDWGIFDEQGRPAQIITDPRQKCEIFMRIRARESIPGLIAAFTIKDIKGAEVTGTNTWYRGDVIDVRAGETVEVRFRQNLPLQTGGYTLNFGCTSHVQEGLAVHHRLYDLLLLQASSHEQFVGVFNPASEIEIRRN, from the coding sequence ATGTCCTCTGATACAGCGATACGGGTCTCCAACATCAGCAAGTGCTATCACATCTACGCCCAGCCGCAGGACAGGCTCAAGCAGGCCGTTTATCCGAAACTGCAAAAGCTGTTCGGGCGCGAGCCGAAAAACTGCTTCGCCGAATTCTGGGCCGCGCGGGATATTTCCTTTGAGGTGAAAAAAGGCGAGGTGCTGGGTATCATCGGCAGGAACGGCTCCGGCAAATCCACCATACTGCAGATGATAGCCGGCACCATCACCCCGACGGCGGGCGAAATCTCGGTCAACGGCAGGGTGGCCGCGCTGCTGGAACTGGGCGCGGGATTTAACCCGGAGTTCACCGGGCGCGAAAACGTCTACATGAACGCCGCGCTGATGGGCCTTTCGCGCGAGGAGACCGACGCGCGTTTTGACGCCATCGCCAAATTCGCCGACATAGGCGATTTCATAGAGCGTCCGGTGAAAACCTATTCCAGCGGCATGTATGTGCGGCTGGCGTTCGCGGTGGCCGTCCACGCCGAGCCGGACATTTTCATAGTGGACGAGGCGCTCTCCGTGGGCGATATCGCCTTCCAGAACAAATGCTACCGCAAGTTCAACGAGTTCAGGGAAAAGGGCATCTCCATACTCTTTGTCACCCACGATCTGGGCACCATCATAAAATACTGCGACCATGTGATAGTGATGGAAAAAGGCCGCCAGTACGCCTGCGGCGACGCGCGCGCGATGGCCGACGTCTATAAACAGTTGCTCATGCCCAATGAAAACGCCGCGCCCGCCCCGGACTGCGCGGACCCCGCCGATGGAGCAAAAAACTGTTTTGAAAAAAACCCAGCCTTCCTGGAATACGGCGACAAGCGGGCCGAGATAACGGACTGGGGCATCTTTGACGAGCAGGGCCGCCCCGCCCAGATAATAACCGACCCGCGCCAGAAATGCGAGATTTTCATGCGCATCCGGGCGCGCGAATCAATACCCGGGCTGATAGCCGCCTTTACCATAAAAGACATCAAGGGCGCGGAGGTTACCGGCACAAACACCTGGTACCGCGGCGACGTCATAGACGTTCGCGCGGGCGAGACCGTAGAGGTGCGCTTTCGCCAGAACCTGCCGCTTCAGACCGGGGGCTACACATTGAATTTCGGCTGCACCTCGCATGTGCAGGAGGGGCTGGCGGTGCATCACCGGCTCTATGACCTGCTGCTGCTGCAAGCCTCGTCCCACGAGCAATTTGTGGGCGTTTTCAACCCCGCCAGCGAAATAGAAATCCGCCGCAACTAA
- a CDS encoding ABC transporter substrate-binding protein: MKKTIIAAALAALLSGCSGERQEDEAVSQPRPSVITVELGRSHHPRFAGLYAAREKGWFRQEGLNVEFHAGEGPSPEQMVSSGQAQFGVDRLPEIIIARDGGQPLVNVAQIFQRSGAVIALRPGLKSLKELKGRRLALRYCDSEAEVFSALSGSGLSPGANVGILRIQEDEPFSSGRFDAVSSQTYDWVVRADTEPAVTAVKLHDTGLFLPQDALFTSESVLGSSGGRDAARRLVRAALRGYIFCRDNAAQCAEISSLYARDIPKDRAGKMIEEVNRLIWPASKGVGWTDARAFRKTASILYRRALVAKQAEGDGFTNKYVNEAQIYLRSQDVKGKPGR, encoded by the coding sequence ATGAAAAAAACCATCATTGCCGCCGCGCTTGCGGCATTGCTGTCCGGCTGTTCCGGCGAGCGGCAGGAGGACGAGGCGGTCTCCCAGCCGCGGCCTTCCGTCATTACGGTGGAACTGGGCCGCAGCCATCATCCGCGGTTTGCGGGGCTTTACGCCGCGCGGGAGAAGGGCTGGTTCAGGCAGGAGGGGTTAAACGTGGAGTTTCACGCCGGGGAAGGCCCTTCGCCGGAGCAAATGGTCTCTTCCGGCCAGGCGCAGTTCGGCGTGGACAGGCTGCCGGAAATAATAATCGCCAGGGACGGCGGCCAGCCGCTTGTGAATGTGGCGCAGATTTTCCAACGTTCCGGCGCGGTAATCGCGCTGCGCCCCGGCCTTAAATCGCTCAAAGAGCTTAAAGGGCGCCGGCTGGCGCTGCGTTATTGCGACAGCGAGGCCGAGGTTTTCTCCGCCTTGTCCGGCTCGGGGCTTTCGCCGGGCGCGAATGTGGGCATACTGCGCATACAGGAGGACGAGCCGTTCTCCTCAGGCCGTTTTGACGCGGTATCCTCGCAGACTTATGACTGGGTTGTCCGCGCCGACACGGAGCCCGCCGTTACCGCCGTCAAACTTCACGACACCGGGCTGTTCCTGCCGCAGGACGCCTTGTTTACTTCCGAGTCCGTGCTGGGCTCTTCCGGGGGCCGCGACGCGGCGCGCCGCCTCGTGCGCGCCGCGCTGCGCGGGTATATTTTCTGCCGCGACAATGCGGCGCAATGCGCCGAAATCTCCTCTCTATATGCGCGCGATATTCCCAAAGACCGCGCCGGGAAAATGATAGAGGAAGTGAACCGGCTTATCTGGCCCGCGTCCAAAGGCGTGGGCTGGACGGACGCACGGGCTTTCAGGAAAACCGCCTCCATTCTCTACCGGCGCGCCCTGGTGGCAAAACAGGCCGAGGGCGACGGTTTCACCAACAAATACGTCAACGAAGCCCAGATATACCTGCGCTCGCAGGACGTAAAAGGCAAACCCGGGCGTTGA
- a CDS encoding TRAP transporter large permease subunit, which produces MTLLVAAAIVALALLGAPVFAIIGAGALYAFHTAQINMSAVIVEMLRLASLPALIAIPLFTFAGYVLAESGAPRRLLALAGALLGWLPGGLAAAALISTALFTAFTGASGVTIIALGGLLYPMLRSHGYSEKFTLGLLTTTGSLGLLFPPSLPIILYGLVAKVSIDKLFAAGAVPGLLLIAILTVYALLQGRSAGIKREPFSWSALKTAARHAAWEIPLPFLVIGGIYGGWFTATEAATVMAFYAVVVETLICRDLSLFRDIPGIAARSMMLVGAIFVVLGTALGLTNYLIDAEVPSRLFSWLHSFVQSKAMFLAILNCFLLVVNMVEIFSAIIIVVPVIAPVAAQYGIDPVHLGIIFLLNLEIGYMTPPLGLNLFLSSRRFNAPLSKLYSATLSFWLLLVGALLAVTYIPALSGVG; this is translated from the coding sequence ATGACGCTTCTGGTAGCCGCCGCCATTGTGGCGCTGGCGCTGCTGGGCGCGCCGGTTTTCGCCATAATCGGCGCGGGCGCGCTTTACGCTTTCCACACGGCGCAAATAAACATGTCCGCGGTTATCGTGGAGATGCTGCGGCTGGCAAGCCTGCCCGCGCTGATAGCCATACCGCTTTTTACCTTCGCGGGCTATGTTCTTGCGGAATCCGGCGCGCCGCGCCGGCTGCTTGCGCTGGCCGGCGCGCTGCTTGGCTGGCTGCCGGGCGGGCTGGCCGCCGCCGCGCTGATTTCCACCGCGCTGTTTACGGCGTTTACGGGCGCATCGGGCGTTACCATCATCGCGCTGGGCGGGCTGCTTTACCCCATGCTGCGCAGCCACGGCTACAGCGAAAAATTCACGCTGGGGCTTTTGACCACCACCGGCAGCCTGGGGCTGCTTTTCCCGCCCAGCCTGCCGATAATACTCTACGGGCTTGTGGCCAAAGTCAGCATAGACAAGCTGTTCGCGGCGGGGGCGGTTCCCGGCCTGCTGCTTATCGCAATTCTGACGGTTTACGCGCTGCTGCAGGGCCGCAGCGCCGGGATAAAAAGGGAGCCGTTTTCCTGGAGCGCGCTTAAAACCGCCGCGCGCCATGCGGCGTGGGAAATCCCGCTGCCCTTCCTTGTGATAGGCGGAATTTACGGCGGCTGGTTCACCGCCACGGAGGCCGCCACCGTGATGGCCTTCTACGCCGTGGTTGTTGAAACGCTTATATGCCGCGACCTGAGCCTGTTCCGCGACATTCCCGGCATAGCCGCGCGCAGCATGATGCTGGTGGGGGCGATATTCGTGGTGCTGGGGACCGCGCTGGGGCTTACCAATTATCTCATTGACGCGGAGGTTCCGTCCCGGCTGTTTAGCTGGCTGCATTCCTTCGTGCAGAGCAAGGCGATGTTCCTGGCCATACTCAACTGCTTCCTGCTGGTGGTGAATATGGTGGAGATTTTCTCGGCCATCATAATAGTGGTGCCGGTAATCGCGCCGGTGGCGGCGCAGTACGGCATAGACCCGGTGCATCTGGGCATAATTTTCCTGCTGAATTTGGAAATCGGCTACATGACTCCGCCGCTTGGATTGAACCTTTTCCTTTCCAGCCGGCGGTTTAACGCGCCGCTGTCAAAGCTGTATTCCGCGACGCTCAGTTTCTGGCTGCTGCTGGTCGGCGCGCTGCTGGCGGTTACATATATTCCCGCGCTTTCGGGGGTCGGATGA
- a CDS encoding TRAP transporter small permease, with protein sequence MGRIFLIESRLVKAEKFAVALLVGLMIALSFLQLLLRLVFSQSILWLDPLLRHMVLWAGFTGAALASREGQHFALDIMHKMLPGKSRRAVELSGAVFAALACAALLAASCVFIRDEFSAGTTAFAAGSVNVPAWAAELAIPLGFGLMLLHSVAGIFRERPQ encoded by the coding sequence ATGGGACGGATATTCCTGATTGAATCCCGGCTTGTCAAAGCCGAGAAATTCGCCGTCGCGCTGCTGGTGGGGCTGATGATAGCGCTCTCCTTCCTGCAACTGCTGCTGCGGCTGGTATTTTCGCAAAGCATACTGTGGCTGGACCCTTTGCTGCGCCATATGGTTTTGTGGGCGGGGTTTACGGGCGCGGCGCTGGCCTCGCGCGAAGGGCAGCATTTCGCGCTGGATATAATGCACAAAATGCTGCCGGGCAAATCGCGCCGCGCGGTTGAACTGTCGGGCGCGGTTTTCGCGGCGCTGGCCTGCGCCGCGCTGCTGGCGGCAAGCTGCGTTTTCATAAGAGACGAATTCTCCGCCGGCACAACGGCGTTCGCCGCCGGCAGCGTCAATGTTCCTGCCTGGGCTGCGGAGCTTGCCATACCGCTGGGTTTCGGGCTGATGCTGCTGCATTCCGTCGCCGGGATTTTCAGGGAGCGTCCGCAATGA
- a CDS encoding DEAD/DEAH box helicase has product MKKIKRTFAPQSGFYGLGIAPKLLETLDKLGFHTPTPIQRQAIPVACSGKDVAGIAQTGTGKTIAFAIPMLQTLAAKPGKGLVLVPTRELALQVNAVFRQFAPAMGMNTAALIGGEPMPKQLRDLARKPRVLIATPGRMLDHIGQGNTSVGDVCVLVLDEADRMLDMGFAPQIDRILRAVPKERQSMLFSATLPMEVMKIASNYMRLPVRVEVAPSGSAAEQVTHELFVVSKPSKNVLIGKLLDKYSGSVLVFVRTRHNARRVAEALLNMRHSAAEIHSDLTLPRRRESLEGFKTGKYRILVATDIAARGIDVTGIELVINYDLPEDEDSYVHRIGRTGRAGRNGHAISFAMPDQRDEVSRIERLIRAPLPVSTHPSVPAEKFSGASRARCLDVPPGYVPPKSMSAPPRPGKNSVMSSFCRGRRH; this is encoded by the coding sequence ATGAAGAAGATCAAGCGCACATTTGCGCCGCAATCCGGTTTTTACGGGCTCGGAATTGCTCCCAAACTGCTGGAAACGCTGGATAAGCTGGGTTTCCACACCCCCACCCCCATACAACGGCAGGCCATACCCGTGGCCTGTTCGGGCAAGGATGTCGCGGGCATAGCCCAGACGGGAACCGGCAAGACCATAGCTTTTGCCATTCCCATGCTGCAAACACTGGCGGCAAAGCCGGGCAAAGGCCTTGTGCTGGTGCCCACGCGCGAGCTGGCATTGCAGGTCAACGCCGTGTTCCGCCAGTTCGCTCCGGCCATGGGGATGAACACCGCCGCCCTGATTGGCGGCGAGCCTATGCCCAAACAGCTGCGCGATCTGGCGCGCAAGCCCAGAGTGCTGATCGCCACCCCGGGCCGCATGCTGGACCATATCGGGCAGGGCAACACCAGCGTAGGCGATGTCTGCGTCCTGGTGCTTGACGAGGCGGACCGCATGCTGGACATGGGGTTCGCGCCGCAGATAGACCGCATTCTGCGCGCCGTTCCCAAAGAGCGGCAAAGCATGTTATTCTCCGCCACATTGCCGATGGAGGTTATGAAAATCGCCTCCAACTACATGCGCCTGCCCGTGCGCGTGGAGGTGGCCCCCTCCGGCAGCGCGGCGGAACAGGTTACCCACGAATTGTTTGTGGTCAGCAAGCCGTCCAAAAACGTTCTTATCGGCAAACTGCTGGACAAATACTCCGGCAGCGTGCTGGTTTTCGTGCGCACCCGGCATAACGCGCGCCGCGTGGCGGAGGCGCTGTTAAACATGCGCCACAGCGCGGCGGAAATCCATTCCGACCTGACGCTGCCGCGCAGGAGAGAATCGCTTGAAGGCTTCAAAACCGGCAAATACCGCATACTGGTCGCCACCGACATCGCCGCGCGCGGCATAGACGTAACCGGCATAGAGCTTGTAATCAACTACGACCTGCCGGAGGACGAGGACAGCTATGTCCACCGCATAGGCCGCACCGGGCGCGCGGGCCGCAACGGCCATGCGATATCGTTTGCCATGCCGGACCAGCGCGACGAGGTTTCCCGCATAGAGCGGCTCATCCGCGCGCCGCTGCCGGTTTCCACCCATCCGAGCGTTCCGGCGGAGAAGTTCAGCGGAGCCAGCCGCGCCCGCTGCCTGGACGTGCCGCCGGGATATGTTCCGCCCAAGTCCATGAGCGCGCCCCCCAGGCCCGGCAAAAACAGCGTAATGAGCAGTTTCTGCCGGGGCCGCCGCCACTGA
- a CDS encoding glutaredoxin family protein, with protein MKTENLGKDKLFLFALSTCIWCKKLKMLLDQLGADYDFVYVDQLDGEEKQKAVEALLKHNPAKSFPTLVAGGKCIIGYQEERVKELVSKCPRNK; from the coding sequence ATGAAAACCGAGAATTTGGGGAAAGACAAACTGTTCCTGTTCGCTTTAAGCACCTGCATCTGGTGCAAAAAACTAAAAATGCTTCTGGACCAGTTGGGCGCGGATTACGACTTCGTGTACGTGGACCAGCTTGACGGCGAGGAAAAGCAAAAGGCCGTGGAAGCCCTTCTGAAACACAATCCCGCCAAATCGTTTCCCACCCTGGTAGCCGGGGGCAAATGCATTATCGGCTATCAGGAAGAGCGCGTGAAGGAGCTTGTCTCAAAGTGCCCCCGGAACAAGTAG
- a CDS encoding ferredoxin-thioredoxin reductase catalytic domain-containing protein → MPPEQVDGNEEQARRLAAKLAGDAAGGGYYLNPDADFTLDLARGLAVNQRRYGYPACPCRIADGVREKDLDIICPCNYRDQDIAEYDACYCGLYVSRAAAQGRAPVRSIPERRPAERAAAKPAPAAGGVRVWRCKVCGYLCARPGPPDVCPVCKVPKDRFEQFHLTDKEGV, encoded by the coding sequence GTGCCCCCGGAACAAGTAGACGGCAACGAGGAGCAGGCGCGCCGGCTGGCCGCAAAACTGGCGGGCGACGCCGCCGGCGGCGGCTATTACCTGAACCCTGACGCGGATTTCACACTGGACCTTGCGCGCGGACTGGCGGTCAACCAGCGGCGGTACGGCTATCCCGCCTGCCCCTGCCGCATTGCCGACGGCGTCCGCGAAAAAGACCTGGACATCATCTGCCCCTGCAATTACCGCGACCAGGACATCGCCGAATACGACGCCTGCTACTGCGGGCTTTACGTCTCCAGGGCGGCGGCGCAGGGACGCGCGCCGGTGCGCTCCATACCGGAGCGGCGCCCGGCGGAGCGCGCCGCGGCAAAGCCCGCGCCCGCCGCAGGCGGCGTCAGGGTATGGCGCTGCAAAGTGTGCGGCTACCTGTGCGCGCGGCCCGGCCCGCCGGACGTGTGCCCGGTGTGCAAGGTGCCAAAGGACCGTTTTGAGCAGTTCCATCTGACGGACAAGGAGGGGGTATGA
- a CDS encoding phosphoribosyltransferase family protein — translation MTRELFADRKDAATRLLQIMAANGVRLKNPIVAAIPRGGVAIGYYVARSLQAPLETLAVKKLSSPNNPEFGFGAVAGGRTVALNTALVEELNISADDVSRAIDNAGAEVLRMTDIYRGAAPVHDIAGRDVVVADDGIATSYTMLAAVRWLRGRNPASITAVAPVAHAGALKLVRREADAVFAAVTEDTASLDVSRRYVNFSRLDDEDVLGYLEKSRCNALRETAAV, via the coding sequence ATGACACGCGAGTTGTTCGCTGACAGAAAAGACGCCGCCACCCGGCTGCTTCAGATAATGGCGGCAAACGGCGTGAGGCTGAAAAATCCGATAGTCGCCGCAATCCCCAGGGGCGGCGTCGCCATAGGCTATTACGTGGCCAGAAGCCTCCAGGCCCCGCTGGAGACGCTGGCCGTGAAAAAACTGTCCTCGCCCAACAACCCGGAATTCGGCTTCGGTGCGGTGGCCGGCGGCAGGACGGTGGCGCTAAACACCGCGCTTGTAGAGGAACTGAACATTTCCGCAGACGACGTAAGCCGCGCCATAGACAATGCCGGCGCGGAAGTGCTGCGCATGACCGATATTTACCGCGGCGCGGCGCCGGTTCACGACATCGCCGGGCGCGACGTGGTGGTGGCCGACGACGGCATCGCCACCAGCTACACCATGCTGGCTGCGGTGCGCTGGCTGCGGGGGCGCAATCCGGCCTCCATAACCGCGGTAGCCCCGGTGGCGCATGCCGGCGCGCTCAAGCTGGTGCGCCGCGAGGCCGATGCGGTGTTTGCCGCCGTTACCGAAGACACGGCTTCCCTGGACGTAAGCCGCCGGTACGTCAATTTCTCCCGGCTTGACGATGAGGATGTGCTGGGCTATCTGGAAAAAAGCCGCTGCAACGCGCTTCGCGAAACCGCGGCGGTATAA
- a CDS encoding Mur ligase family protein produces the protein MKLHFSGVGGNGMSALAQMHAMSGDEISGSDRLLDRGSDKLPIWDCLSALGVKFTPQDGSGIRAGLDALVLSTAIENDSPEIARARELGVKTIHRAELLARHVAQFKTAAITGTSGKSTTTAMVFEILEHAGMSPSLITGGAALSLQKRGLWGNVFRGKSDILVIEADESDGSLVSYRPATAAILNLTKDHKEIDVLAGYFRRFMDNCGRTVVNADDPALAEFSAKAAATYGFEKGGMRARMTGMDGFSSRFEINGVNFELNHPGLHNAANALAACALCAQSGVPLETCASALKSFGGVSRRFESAGRARGVEVIDDFAHNPAKISAALAAAQLRGRRVLSFYQPHGFAPVRLLKRELIEAFAAGVRKGDIVWFPDIYYVGGTADKSVSSKELADALSARGTDARYNPDKNRIAAEIAAAAADGDVVMVMGARDPDLSAYAKTVLETVASSNSANS, from the coding sequence ATGAAACTGCATTTTTCCGGCGTGGGCGGCAACGGGATGAGCGCGCTGGCCCAGATGCACGCCATGTCCGGCGACGAGATCTCCGGCTCCGACAGGCTGCTGGACAGGGGCTCCGATAAGCTGCCCATATGGGACTGCCTGTCCGCGCTGGGGGTGAAGTTCACGCCGCAGGACGGCTCCGGCATAAGGGCGGGGCTGGACGCGCTGGTGCTTTCCACCGCCATAGAAAACGACAGCCCCGAAATCGCCCGGGCCCGCGAGCTGGGGGTAAAAACCATCCACCGCGCGGAACTGCTGGCGCGGCATGTGGCGCAATTCAAGACGGCGGCGATAACCGGCACCAGCGGCAAATCCACCACCACGGCGATGGTTTTTGAAATCCTGGAGCATGCCGGCATGTCGCCCTCTCTGATAACCGGCGGGGCGGCGCTGTCGCTGCAAAAGCGCGGGCTGTGGGGAAACGTGTTCCGCGGCAAATCGGATATACTGGTCATAGAAGCCGACGAGAGCGACGGCTCCCTTGTAAGCTACCGCCCGGCCACCGCCGCCATTTTGAACCTCACCAAAGACCACAAGGAAATAGACGTGCTGGCCGGTTATTTCAGGCGGTTCATGGACAACTGCGGCAGAACAGTCGTCAATGCCGACGACCCCGCTCTGGCGGAATTTTCGGCAAAGGCGGCGGCAACCTACGGCTTTGAAAAAGGCGGAATGCGCGCACGCATGACAGGAATGGACGGTTTCTCCTCGCGTTTTGAAATAAACGGCGTGAATTTCGAGCTGAACCATCCGGGGCTGCACAACGCGGCCAATGCGCTGGCGGCCTGCGCGCTTTGCGCCCAGTCCGGCGTGCCGCTGGAGACATGCGCGTCCGCGTTGAAAAGCTTCGGCGGCGTTTCCCGCAGGTTTGAAAGCGCGGGCAGGGCGCGCGGGGTGGAGGTCATAGACGATTTCGCGCATAACCCGGCCAAAATATCGGCCGCGCTGGCGGCGGCGCAGCTGCGCGGCAGGAGGGTGCTGTCTTTTTACCAGCCGCACGGTTTTGCGCCGGTGAGACTGCTCAAACGCGAACTGATAGAGGCTTTCGCCGCCGGGGTCAGAAAAGGCGACATCGTCTGGTTTCCCGACATCTATTACGTTGGAGGCACGGCGGACAAAAGCGTCTCGTCAAAAGAACTGGCCGACGCGCTTTCCGCGCGCGGCACAGACGCCAGATACAATCCCGACAAAAATCGCATAGCCGCCGAGATAGCCGCCGCAGCAGCAGACGGCGACGTGGTCATGGTGATGGGCGCGCGCGACCCGGATTTAAGCGCCTATGCCAAAACCGTGCTTGAGACAGTAGCCTCATCAAATTCTGCCAATTCTTGA